The genomic stretch caaatcaagtcgtGTGGGGAAACGATCTTAGAGCAGAATGTTGTGTCAAAAATCTTACGTTCGTTGACGTCAAGATTCGACAACATTGTGGTTGCTATtgaagagtcgaaggaccttacgtcgctgagcaaggatgagcttcaaagttccctagaagcacatgaacaaagaatggacgaGAGAGGAAGCGATAAAGCAAAGGCGGAATTAGCTTTGCAAGCTCGTTTCAATGAAAGGAGTAAAGGTTCGAAAGGGAAATGGCCTTCGAAAGGGAAGCAAGGCGATGGTGAACCTAAACATTCGAAGGGACAAAAGGGTGAGAGCAGCAGCTCAAACGGTTATGGTGATCGAAGCAACGCGAGAGGTGGAAAACCAAGAGACATGAGCAAGGTACAATGCTGGAAATGCAGGAAACTTGGGCATTTTCAAGCAAAGTGTGGTGCTAAACAGCTTGAAACTAAAGGGGATGAAGCCAAGGTTGCTAGGCAAGAGGTGGATGATGAAGCCACACTCTTAATGATGATTACCGATGAGTGCGAAGGCATGACAGAGGTGCTGGACAGCAGCTGCAAGTCACGGGACAGCAGCTGCAGCAGTGCAGAAAAAGCGACAGTTTTGAGTtcggaacaaaatgtgatgatttcGGTTCGTGATGGAACTCAAGGCAAAGAGGAGTGGTACTTAGACTCCGGATGTTCAACGCATATGACTGgaagaagagattggtttgtgcaaatcaatcaagtggcgaaaaacaaagtgaagtttgcggacgattccactctcatggccgaaggtgtcggtgatgtgttgatcgagaaaaaggatggtggacattctatgatcaaggatgtgctatatattccaggtattaagtgtaatcttttgagtattggtcAATTGCTTGAAAAAGGTTACAATATACGGTTGGAAGATAAGATCTTGCGAGTTGTTGATGCAAGTGGAGTGTTGATCCTAAAGGCTCCCATGGCTACCAATAGGACTTTCAAAGTGGAGCTGAAAGTATTGGAGCATAGGTGCTTAGCTACAACTGCAAGTAGAGAGGAGTGGTTATGGCATTATCGTCTCGGTCACTTGAATTTTCGTGATCTCAAAGCGTTGCAACAAGAGGGTATGGTTACCGGGCTGCCACACATTAACGTTCCAGCTGAgttgtgtgaggaatgtgtgaaAGGAAAACAACACAAAGGAAGTTTTAGCAAGGATGCGGGTCACAGGACCAATgcacaccttgaggtggtgtattccgatgtttgtggacctatgcaagtggacacatttggtggcaatcgatattttgtcacgttcattgacgattttagtagaaagttgtggacttacgtcatcaagagaaaggatgaggtGTTTGATGTATTCAAAAGGTTTAAGTCCATGGCGGAGAGGCAATGCGGTCGCAAGTTGAAAGTTCTCAAAACGgacggtggaggtgagtatacctcGGTTGCGTTTGGGAAGTATTGTGATGATGAGGGTATAGTGCGTGAGGTTGTGCCACCCTATACGCCGCAGCAAAATGGTATTGCCGAGAGGAAAAATCGTTCAATTATGAACATGGTTCGAAGCATGTTAAGCGGTAAAAGTCTACCGAAGGAACTATGGGGAGAAGCGGTCTCTACAGCCACATACTTATTGAATCGTTGTCCTACAAAGAAGCTTGAAAAGCTTACACCGGAAGAGGCTTGGTGTGGATTCAAACCGAATCTAAGTCATTTGCGTGTATTCGGTTCGGTGGCTTATAAACATGTGCCGGGACAATTGAGAAAGAAGTTGGACGATAAAGGAGAAGAGATGATATTCGTTGGATATCACTCTACAGGCGGTTACAAACTGTTCGATGCGAGAAATCGGAAGATTCAAATTAGTCGAgatgttatttttgaagaaaataacagcagcagtctcagcgtaaccggttacggccagccagtacaaactggcgtaaccggttacggacagGAAAAACAGAGTCAGAATTCTGCAGGGAACAGCGTAACCGATTACGGCCAGGCAGTACatacaggcgtaaccggttacgagcagAACAGAATCCCAACTGCTGTATTTTTTGATGATCCAGTCAGTCCCGAAACAGTTCCGCAGCCTCCGAATGATGTTCAAACTGAAGGACACCGTAGAAGATCAACAAGGCAAAGAGTGTTGCCTTCTAGACTCCAAGAATGTGAGAGATTCCAAGATAACGAAGTTAATAATGAAGGTGATTTCGTTCATTTTGCGCTTATGGCCGAATCCGAACCGGTGAATACGGAGGAGGCTCTAAGGgatccaaaatggatttgtgcAATGAAAGAGGAGCTGGAATCAATCGAGAAAAACGGTACTTGGGAGTTAGTTGATCTACCTCATGGTAAGAAGCCAATTGGTGTCCGTTGGGTCTTTAAAGTGAAAGCAAATCCGAAGGGCGAGATAATCAAGTATAAGGCTCGATTAGTAGCGAAAGGGTTTTTGCAACGTGAAGGAATAGACTTTgaggaggtgtttgctcctgtggctaggcttgagaccatccgattggttgttggtattgcaaacaacaacaattggagcgtttatcaaatggacgtcaaatctgcgtttttgaacggtccacttgatgaggaagtttatgttggacagccccctggttttgaagtaaagaatcaagagatgagatactacaagttgcataaagccttgtatggtttgaaacaagctccaagagcttggaacaaacgcaTAGATGGCTTCCTTGTTGACATTGACTTCAAGCGGTGTGTGTCCGAACATGGTGTATATGTGAGATCAAATGCTAAGGATGGAGTGATAATCCTTTGCTTATATGTGGACGATCTCTTGATTACCGGCAGCTGTGAGGAGAGTATTTCAAGGTTCAAGAAGGAACTCATGAGCGAGTTTGAGATGACGGACCTTGGAATCATGaaatacttccttggcatagagttccaaaggtcaaaaacgggactgctcatgcaccaaaggaGGTATGCACTTGAGATCTTGAAGAGGTGTGAAATGGAACATTGCAATGTTGCCATTACACCATGTGAAGCAAGGCTACAGCTGTCCAAaagtgaggatgagcaagatgttgatccaactcaatatcgaagattgattggatcattgcggtatttgtgcaatacgcgaccggacttggcatttagtgtcggtattgcgagtagattcatggagagaccaaaggtatctcatatggcagctgtcaagaggatccttagatatattaaagggactcttggttgtggaattctctttccggcatcggatacgagccgaaagtgtgatttacttggtttcaccgattccaattggtgtggtgataaggatgatagaaagtcaacagctggatacatctttatgctaggtagaactccaatctcttggtgttcgaaaaaggaaccggtggtagcactctcatcttgtgaggccgagtatattgcggcatcgttgtgtgcttgccaagccatgtggcttatgaatctattgaaggagcttAATAGTAGTGAGGGTGAGGCTATTACTCTCCTTGTCGACAATGTCTCCGCGATCAACCTTGCGAAGAATCCAATTGCACATGGAAGAAGCAAGCACATAGAGATGCGGTTTCATTACTTGAGGGAGTTAGTGAGCGATGGAAAGTTACGATTGGGGTATTGTCGAAGCGAAGATCAAGTAGCTGACTTATTGACCAAGGGTGTGACCAATGAGGTGTTCAAGAGGCTGAGAAGGAAGCTGAGCATGGTGGACTTGGACCAACTGAAgtgaggtggtgtgttgaaactgctgtttttagcacttcagttggcgtaaccggttacgcctgttaccgtaaccggttacgaacccgtaaAACAGATTTACTGTAGATGTTgcgtttgcgtaaccggttacgctgtttgccgtaaccggttacactgaagcccaactgtttttctgtttgttttagggtgctttaaatcattccaatcattttgtaacttgtactatataaggagctcactactcctatgttgtggttaatgccaattcactatctcacgctcaattactctctctctctattatttctcttctttctttaatcttcatcttcttcaattgatcattttccccattaaagaaaccttaatttgatttgtatgttccaacaATATTATCTCCTCTAGTGTTGTAATACGTTCTAAAATGGGAAGCTGTTCAAATATGATGGTAGTCATGATGCTAACAGTGGTTTGCAGCAGAGTTAATGGTTGTAGCGGGAAGGATTCCAGATGCGGTCACCACGGCCCGCATATCCGATTTccattctattttaaaaatagtgAAACAGAACATGGATGTGGTTATAAAGGCTTTGGTCTTACTTGTTCAAACGAACACAAAACTCTGATTGAGCTTCCTTCACAATCTGGTCCAATTATACTCCAAGTCAAAAGTATAAATTATCAAGACCAATATCTAATCGCATGTGACCCTGAAAATTGCTTTGCTGGAAAGCTTCTTAAACTCTACCGATCACAAATGTCTACTTTTCAGTTCTATAAGGAACCTGAAGACACTTATAATAAATACCGTTTCCTCAATTGTACCTCATTACCCTGCCAGGTTTATGTTGTTCAGTCTAGCAGCAATTTCCTTCGTTCGGGTTTTGATCCAATACTCTGCACCACAACTCCAGATATTATTTCTTCACCGTACGTGCCGGTAGAGGAGGATCAGAATGATTGCTTGGGTTTGACATGGTCGAAACCCAATTGTAGCATGTGTGAAATACAAGGCAAGATTTGTAAACCCAAAAATAACGGAACTGGAGACGAGATAGAATGTCTTGACCGTCATCACAAACCAATTAAGAAGATACTTCTATATATCACAGGTTAGATATACttctttacatttttttttattttttataacatttaCATACACATCATATTGAGATTTTAAATAACTAAactatttagttttatttttgtgtAGTTGCGTTAGTTGGTGCAGTTATGACGATGTTGATTCTTAGGACATGTTTGCGTCTCTATAACTATTTCAAAACAAAGAGTGAAGACGAGACTAGAATTGAAAAGTTTTTAGAGGATTATCGGGCGCTCAATCCCACGAGATTCTCTTTTGCGGATATAAGGCGGATTACAAATAACTTTAGAGAAGAGTTAGGTGAAGGGGCTCATGGCGCTGTATTCAAAGGTAAATTATCGAATGAAATTCTGGTGGCTGTGAAGATGCTAAAAAACACAGTGGGGGATGGAAAAGAGTTTATCAATGAAGTGAAAGCTATGGGAAAAATTCATCACATTAATATAGTTCGTTTGGTTGGATTCTGCGCGGATGGATCTTATCGTGCTCTTGTTTATAATTTCTTTTCAAACGGCTCGTTACAAAACTTCATAACCCAACCTAAAAACATTGATAATTTTTTAGGTTGGAAAATGCTAGAACAAATAGCTCTTGGCATAGCTAAAGGTATTGAGTACCTTCACACGAGTTGTGATCAACGAATTCTTCACTTTGATATTAATCCCCACAACGTGTTATTAGACGACAAGTTTGTTCCAAAGATTACAGATTTTGGTTTGGCTAAATTGTGTTCTAAAACTGAAAGCATAGTTTCAGTAACTGCTGCGAGAGGGACTCTGGGTTACATTGCGCCTGAAGTATTTTCGAGGAACTTTGGAAATGTATCATATAAAGCTGACATATATAGTTATGGGATGTTACTGCTTGAAATGGTTGGAGAAAGAAAGAGTATAAGTCAGTTTTCAGAGGAAAATTTTAAAGTTTTGTATCTAGAATGGGTTCAGAATTTTCTTGAAGGGCGCGATATGCAATTGAAGATTGAGAAAGCAGGAGATGATGTAATTTTAAAGGTAGGATTGTGGTGTATTCAGTGGAATCCGATAAATCGTCCATCCATAAAAGGTGTGCTACAAATGTTAGAAGCTCAAGAAGATGGAAATTTGATTGTGCCTCCAAACCCTTTCAACTCTACAATTttgaaaaatggtgaaatctcGAAAAAGTATTCAACTTTAGAGTTAGAGTCTATACATGAATGAGATAAGATATGGTTGTCACATTAGAAAATATCAGGTGCGACAAGATtaacattttatatattttttagttgcAGCGTTAATCTTGAGGCATTTAAATAACACTACCTCATTGGAGTAGATGTAgtctttaatgttttttttatgacatcttcatcatcaacaaacattGAATAACTGTATTAGCAAGATGAAAATAATCAGCATGTTTGGTATTCACATTAGGGAAAGAAATGgtgaaaaaatgaaaatatgtCATGTGAAGTGTTCATGTAAAGTTCCCAATATTGTATTACTAACTAGTTAGCATTGAATTGATCATGGTTGAATGGAACATATTTGATTAGTGTTATGAACATGCTTTTGCTATTGCATGATATAAATTACACTGAAAAATGCTAACTCTAAAATTAAGATTTTCATTTATTATTTCCTTCGTGATAATTACATTCACCAATCACTTATTTATAACATTAACATCaaccaattattaactatctagATCCTTCTTAAGAGTAATGACTCAACTATTAATCATAATGGACTTATAGTTTACTTAATatttaagtaaaaaataaaataaaaagaatgacaccattgtaaaagaaataaaatcataaaatgtaATTGTTATGATTTGAATTGTGTCCCTTAGTTAGTTTTTtctaagtaattttttttaataaaaaaattaaaacgttGTCCACTCAGAATTTATACATTAATTTTTTGTTGATTGAGATgtaagtttgtaaaaaaaaaatacattatttgTAGCAGTGTTGTTTCACAAAAATGTTAGGTCGTGTTTGTTGGATCATCATAAAGAGCATCTATATTGGATCAAGAGCAACACACAagtgagagagacaccacatTGTTGTTTAATCATggttcgtgtttgagtgttttaaTTTGGGTTATTTTTTATCGATTCTGGAAATTTAAGATTGAAGTTCATCATATTTATCATGAACATGATGAACCTAGGAAGTGGTTCACGACGACATCCTGGGTAACTAGGGCGGAGGTAAGGCTGAGAGGGAGAGAAAATTGAGAGATAGGTCTGACATAAGAGAGAGAAGCGAGGAGTGAaaatgaagattttcttgttgacTCCTCCTTTTATAGTGTCTCCATGAGCGCCTCTAATCTTGCCAAGTGGCACATCTGGTGCCTTCTGATTGTTTGATCATTGTATGGATCCTATGACTTCTGTACAAGAGTCCCCGCCGTTGTTAGCATGCGCATCAGTTTCAACCTTAGATCTCCTAAAGATTTGCATTGTATTCAGATCCAACGGATCTAGTTGAGTCAGTGCTTTGACTCAGTTCTTGGGATTTTTTCAACTTGGGCCTTCGCCCATTAATTTCCACACCCCGTTATATTTTACAATTTTTGTATAGACCCCTATAGCTTCTTACTAACCCGTGGCAAAATTCCATAAATGCCCctataattcggagatgcatctccgaagacatcaAAAAGGGTGATTTTGAAAttacatctccgaaatcaattttttacaaaaaggtgttttcagagatgcatctccgaaatatgctGCGTTTTTCTGTTTACTAAAAACAGCCACCCCTTTTTCATTCTACCTAAAACATAAAATTTTCCACACTACACCAATTTCTTCCAACTTCTACACAAACTACACTTGCTCTACAACATCAAAGGATTCAAAGGCTCATTCAAAGGCAACTCAAAGCTtcataaaatttgtaagttttcaAACTTTGAACTCTAGCATTGATAATCTTATTAGGGCTATTAGAAATTAGCAAACTGTAGTAGGTTGAAGTTATTATGGGTCAATGGTAGTATTTAGTTGGTAAAAATTAGATTTTGAATGGGTTAAGGCAAGAAATGGGTGACTGCAAAAATGGAGAATTGCAcgggttttcggaagtgcatttccgaaatcacctctgactagtttcggaaatgcacttccgaaatgtaGTCTAAACTGATTTTCTATTTCCTAAATTGTTTCAAAGTCTTACCGATTGCAATTTTTCAGGAAAATGTCAGAAAATCCGACACGACTTAGATAGGGTAGGGAGACCCAAACGGCATCGGCTCGACGCGAGCGGGATGCACAGCTAGTAGTGACACGGGGACGGGGTCGAGTACCCGTCCAAATGGATGAGGCGCCTGCAAGTTCCTCATCTAAATCGAGGAGTAGGCTTGCTTGGGCGTCTTCCTCCCGTGAGGTTGAAGAGGATGTGGTGGAGGAACATCAAGAGGAGGTGGAGGCTCCTGAGGAGGAAAGGGTACCCGGGGTGGAGGCTCAGGACGATGAGGATGGGGGCTATACGGGAGGGCCTTCGGACACATCTCTGTTGTTATACTACCATGAGCACGTCGATCGACGTGTTTGGGAAGGAGAGGTAGTTTTATTATTACACTTTCTAACTTAACCATTTTAATTACAAATAGTTGAAAACATTAACtaacattgttgttgtttttttgttgtgacaGAAAATGCCAACCATAAAATCCGTGAACCATTCGCAGAAAATATTTGATCTCTTTATTCCGcaggctcagtggtttaacgacgttGTAGCTGCCTCCAGTCTTGGCGAATTATACATGACCGGATATACCACCAttagccacgacatgcagggggaaTTTGCCGaaaggtggcacaaggagacatcgtctttccactttcctgttggggagttgacgatcacccccTATGATGTCGCCTGTCTGCTCCACCTGTCGATCAGAGGGAGACTGCTGAACCATTCTCGTATACAACGGGTTAATGCCATCGAGTGGATGGTGGATTTTTTGGGCATGGACCCATTTATGGCCGAGAGGGAGTGCAGTGTAACGCATGGGGCACATATCCTGTTCTCCAGCCTGAGAGAGTTGTACGAGAACCATTTGGTGGTGGAAGCTGAGAATGAGGAGGAGGGGACAATTTATTTGTTGAGTACCACCGAGCCTGCGCTTTACGGTGTTGGTTCATAGGCAGTTGCCATTGTGCAGAGGATGGTCAGTGACGCGGCCGTTGCGTCGgcatataggaggcagaggaggtcctaGAGAGTTAGGATTAGACATACTCAGTAGTAGTtgcctatttatgttttattcatgACATTTAGTTGGGTTgtaatatttttacatttttgaTTTATCTGAACAACTACCATTGATTAATATATTCGTATTTATTCTAGTTTACGTGTTATCTGATTCAGTTTTGCAATTTTGTCGAATAATGTAAAATATGggatttatcattgttttgaaaagaaaaaaaaacactcAGAGCATAGTTCAGATATGCATAACTGAAATTGGTCCCCTGGTGTTTTCGGATAGGCATTTCCgagatattcaaaaaaaaatgggatgattttggagatgcatctccgaaatctaagaaattataaaattgatgCCTTTAGAGATACATCTCTGAAGGGTATTTTGGGGATTTTAATAGGGTTTTCAATTCATATAGGTGTACAAAAAATTTATCTTATTTTTGTATGCTTTGTGttcctttttttgttttattttttttgttaggtTTGGTGGGCTTTAAGCccattagttttaattttatctcATATTGTTTGCATGTACTCCCTATCctttttgctttttttatttagttaattaaacctaaatatttaaaaatgtgaCATTTTAAAATCAATCTTTCTTAAAAAAACTAAATGCGAAATTTGATTAACATCAAGTACCTTTTTCGAAAAGAATAAATTATTTGTAAGATAAAATCAATCTTCAACCTCCACTCACTCTCATTCAATAAAGTCATTCctctcataatcaattctaaaacTTTTCCATTTAATCTCAAAAAAATATGATCCAAACACTTGACCAACATCAAGTTGTTTTTTAACTCAATCAAATCATTTTTCATACAAGCGCAAATAAAATccttggtcaacaccaagttCTTTTTCCCATGTAATCAAAAGTAATTCCAAATCTTTTCATAATAAATAGGAAGAAAAAAGATTGATTGGGCTTAGGCCTCTTCCTTCGCTGAGTACTTGGATACTGGCTATAGAGCTTACAATTCAAGTACCCGTCGTCTAAACTAAAACACAATTGTTAACTGATTTTAGCTCGTTCCCCCTTGGAAGAAAAAGGATAAATATAAGCCTTTTTCCTCGAGTATTTGGATACTAGCTGTAGAGCTTACTGTTTGAATACTCGTCTTCTTTCAAGGAACCATGACTTAATTCGCCTCATCTTTTCACAATGAATCGGGTAAAAAGGATAAATTGGGCGTAGGCCTCTTTTTTCCCCGAGTATTTTGTTACTAGCTGTAGAGCTTACTATTCGAATACTCGTCATCCACTTAAAAACAATCCAACCAATCTAACCATCCTTTTTCCGCCTTAGTGCGACTGCGAAAACCTTTTGCAAACGAGTATGCATTATATATTTGACATGAAACAAACAAATTCCTCATCCTCCAAGCGCGAGCAACAAACAATGTTGAACCGCTCAACGTGAATCTAAGTGTTACTCTTTAAAAACAACCAACAAACAGTTCTTTTCTACTAGGAACTATGTACCTTTGAGTTCCCCATCGTACTTGGTGATACGTAGGAGCGAGATTCAACGTCTCAATAAGCATCCtaattaaaaaacttattttagCCCATTTAAATAATACATAATAGTTAGAAGAAACTAAGTAACATTCACGCTAACATTCTCTCGCAAACTAACTAAATGGTCCCAGTTGAGTTCAGCGGATCCAAGAGGTAATAAtacttccccttgcataactaaCTCCTGAACCCTAATCTAGTTTCGAcgaccattttctttttcttttaaaggttttatcattattttccgTTTCCATTTGGAATAAATTAACTTTGTTAGCCACTCTGTTATTATTTTGAGCGTTCGTTACGCGCAGGTATTTTTTGCGCCACGATAAATTCATCGATATTAAAGCATAACGAAATTTGAATGTTGTCGAGTGTTATAACGAAGTCACCATTCCCCTACCCTAGGAACTTAGGAGCCCGTGAAGAAGTTACATTGCGAAACATTTCAATTACAAGACAAGTATTTAATACACGTATTCATGAGGTCACCTACTTCCACTCAACACATCTCCAACCCCGTCTCTAAAGTGGGACTAACCCGAGAACTTTGAGGAAGCCGAGAATAACAGCCTGGAGGTCGGTCTCAATGTTTTTGTTACAACCCTATATCTATACCCTGCAACTAGGACTTGAAGGCCATGTTTCTGGCCAGTCAAACGGCCCTGCAAACTGGCCTAACACCAGAGACTCAATCCAAAACATCCTCATTCAAGACGGGTGGATAAATGGACTATTGTTATAGGGTTGCACACCATATCCAAGTTGTTTGCTCATCCTCAACAATTGGACCCAATCCAATGTTCTTCCACAGTCCACGACACACTAACCAGGAGCCGTTTAAATCTTTACCATATATAAACTCGTCCACGCGCTACAATAAGTACAATTTCATTCATGTTTGCAAAGTTTCACCTCTCTTACTTCACTAACTTGGGTATTTGAGTGCTAATTTTATAGACACAACCCCACTCCTCCGCACCAAAAATCTACATCGCCACATGAAATTTTTTCATCGCCACATCATCATTCTTTTGTTTTTGCATATGAATACTTATTAAGCAAcaaaaaatttgtaagtttatttatttgagaaatcttataaatataatatatatcattattcataatttgttttcatcttatttttataaaattttctaGATAAAcgaactttattttatttttttaacatgaTTTGTATATAATCAGATTATATGAAATATGTTATTTCaattctaattaataataatatgtttaaatataaaaaagactaacaaatttataattttactcaaaataaaaaatataataaaataaaaaatataaaaaaatattacttatttatttatttatgtaatcCGGCCtgattaactttaaaaaaaattagtcgtATGTAGCATAAGGTTtctagttaaataagcttttaaaaagaaaaagccttggtcaaaaaaaaaaaaggcctAAGTCTTTGGTCTAGCATGAACTTATGTAAGTTAAATTATAGGGTCTTTTAGTCGGTATGATATATTCTCTCTCTTatctttttttttgataagcaatgAGATACTATTACGAAAACGAGTACAAGGGGTACTCACCCATGGTTAATACAAAGGGATGAAATTAAGGATTCCAAAGGGCATTGAGATGCATGCATGATGCATATTCATACTGTTTACATGTTGTAGATATTCTAGATTCTAGTCGTTAATTGAGATAAGACTGTTCAAACTTTCTtagttgataaattaatttttaataatttcagCTACTTCGATTATATACAAtatcattttaaatttagaaGAATTTAAATTCAATACGCGTTAGATCATGGAGTCAAATACAAGGGGTCCCTACCTCCCGGAAGAATGGTATTATGAAATACATCATCATTCAAGAATACATTTTCCTTTAAAACTCTATTCATCCACCATAACAAAACTAGCACCGTGAGTAAAAATGATTATGTTTCTCTTCTTCTTGTTTCTTGTTCCACATAATACTTATTCCAACTCCCTACCTTGCTTTTCTTCCTCCTGTGGAAAAATTACCAACATAACCTATCCCTTTAGACTAAAACAAGACCCAGAACACTGTGGGAACAGTAAGTACGAGTTGGATTGTGTGAACAACGTTACTGTATTGAGTTTATATGATGGTTATTTTAGGGTAGAATCAATAAATTACAACAATTACACAATCCGAGTCGTTGACCCAAACATTCAACCCTCCAATTGCTCATCTCTCCCTCGCTTCTTCTTATCCCAAAACAACTTTACTTATTACAATGATTCAGAGCAAAGGTACCTtcccaaagaaaataattcatatCAGTACTTCTTAAATCGAAATGATTACTATGGATTAGATTTATCTATGCCAGTAATTTACATGAAGTGTACAAGTCCACCTAGTAAGGTTGTCGATAAGTATTATGCCAATACAACTTCATGC from Vicia villosa cultivar HV-30 ecotype Madison, WI linkage group LG4, Vvil1.0, whole genome shotgun sequence encodes the following:
- the LOC131596080 gene encoding rust resistance kinase Lr10-like — encoded protein: MGSCSNMMVVMMLTVVCSRVNGCSGKDSRCGHHGPHIRFPFYFKNSETEHGCGYKGFGLTCSNEHKTLIELPSQSGPIILQVKSINYQDQYLIACDPENCFAGKLLKLYRSQMSTFQFYKEPEDTYNKYRFLNCTSLPCQVYVVQSSSNFLRSGFDPILCTTTPDIISSPYVPVEEDQNDCLGLTWSKPNCSMCEIQGKICKPKNNGTGDEIECLDRHHKPIKKILLYITVALVGAVMTMLILRTCLRLYNYFKTKSEDETRIEKFLEDYRALNPTRFSFADIRRITNNFREELGEGAHGAVFKGKLSNEILVAVKMLKNTVGDGKEFINEVKAMGKIHHINIVRLVGFCADGSYRALVYNFFSNGSLQNFITQPKNIDNFLGWKMLEQIALGIAKGIEYLHTSCDQRILHFDINPHNVLLDDKFVPKITDFGLAKLCSKTESIVSVTAARGTLGYIAPEVFSRNFGNVSYKADIYSYGMLLLEMVGERKSISQFSEENFKVLYLEWVQNFLEGRDMQLKIEKAGDDVILKVGLWCIQWNPINRPSIKGVLQMLEAQEDGNLIVPPNPFNSTILKNGEISKKYSTLELESIHE